The following coding sequences lie in one Enterococcus sp. 9E7_DIV0242 genomic window:
- a CDS encoding family 1 glycosylhydrolase, whose translation MAFPKDFLWGGATAANQYEGGYLSGGKGLSTLDAITGGSHTEPRMITYKTKDGVIESCTRDQALPEGATGYIDPEKYYPSHVATDFYNHYKEDIALFAEMGYKCFRLSIAWSRICPKGTEEINEEGLQFYDDVFDELLKHGIEPIVTINHFDIPMYLADELDGWSNRKVIDYFLFFCETLFKRYKDKVKYWMTFNEINFLRSWTQIGIHNNDRQSKYQAAHHLFVASGKAVKLGHAINPDFQIGMMVAYIPSYPMSCRPEDVMEALQFNREQEFYIDVQVKGYYPAHKLKEFERDNIIINKEPGDDEIIKEGTVDYIGFSYYMSTVSSADPKDVKYVGGNQMPAVKNPYLEESDWGWAVDPLGLRISLSSLYDRYNVPLFVVENGFGAVDKLEEDGSIKDAYRIDYFQKHIKAMKDAIELDGVDLIGYTPWGCIDLVSAGTGEMKKRYGFIYVDMDDNGNGTLKRSRKESFYWYQKAIATNGEDLSK comes from the coding sequence ATGGCATTTCCAAAAGACTTTTTATGGGGCGGCGCTACAGCGGCTAATCAATATGAGGGCGGTTATCTATCCGGAGGCAAAGGGTTAAGTACGTTAGATGCGATTACCGGGGGCAGTCATACTGAGCCGCGAATGATTACGTATAAGACAAAGGATGGCGTTATTGAATCCTGTACAAGAGATCAAGCGTTGCCTGAGGGCGCAACAGGTTATATTGATCCAGAAAAATATTACCCAAGTCATGTTGCTACTGATTTTTACAATCATTACAAAGAAGATATAGCGTTATTTGCAGAGATGGGCTACAAATGCTTCAGATTATCGATTGCATGGTCACGAATTTGTCCAAAAGGAACGGAAGAGATCAACGAAGAAGGGTTGCAATTTTATGATGATGTGTTTGATGAGCTGTTGAAGCATGGGATTGAGCCAATTGTCACGATCAATCATTTCGATATTCCAATGTATTTGGCAGACGAGCTAGACGGTTGGTCAAATAGAAAAGTCATTGATTACTTCCTATTTTTCTGTGAGACTTTGTTTAAACGTTACAAAGATAAAGTAAAGTATTGGATGACATTTAATGAAATCAATTTTTTGAGAAGCTGGACACAAATCGGTATTCATAACAATGATCGCCAATCAAAATATCAGGCGGCTCACCATTTGTTTGTTGCTAGTGGAAAAGCAGTGAAACTTGGGCATGCAATTAATCCTGATTTCCAAATTGGGATGATGGTGGCGTATATTCCAAGCTATCCAATGTCTTGTCGTCCAGAAGATGTAATGGAGGCGCTACAGTTCAATCGCGAGCAAGAATTTTACATTGATGTTCAGGTAAAAGGCTATTATCCGGCGCATAAGCTAAAAGAGTTTGAACGAGACAATATTATCATCAATAAGGAACCAGGAGACGATGAAATCATCAAAGAAGGAACGGTTGACTATATTGGCTTTAGCTACTATATGTCTACAGTTTCTAGCGCTGATCCAAAAGATGTAAAATATGTTGGCGGCAATCAAATGCCGGCTGTGAAAAATCCTTATCTGGAGGAATCAGATTGGGGCTGGGCAGTTGATCCGTTGGGCTTAAGAATTTCATTAAGCAGCTTATATGACCGTTATAATGTTCCGCTGTTCGTAGTAGAAAATGGATTCGGCGCTGTCGACAAGCTTGAAGAAGATGGATCGATTAAGGATGCGTACCGTATTGATTATTTCCAAAAACATATCAAAGCAATGAAGGATGCAATTGAATTAGATGGCGTTGATCTGATTGGGTATACACCATGGGGCTGTATTGACCTAGTCAGTGCCGGAACAGGTGAGATGAAGAAACGCTATGGTTTCATTTATGTTGACATGGATGATAACGGCAACGGTACATTGAAGCGGTCAAGAAAAGAATCATTTTACTGGTATCAAAAGGCAATCGCAACAAATGGGGAAGATTTGTCAAAATGA
- a CDS encoding nucleoside deaminase: MKDKHIALLERCIEISKNAREHGNTPFGALLADSTGRILLEQENVEITEHVCIGHAETMLAAAASKKFEKDFLWECTLYTTAEPCAMCTGSIYWANIGKIVFAMTEKRLLELTGENEQNPTFDLPSKEILARGQKDIQVTGPFSELEKAAAAVHEGYWQ; the protein is encoded by the coding sequence ATGAAAGATAAACATATCGCGTTACTGGAACGTTGTATTGAGATTTCAAAGAATGCTCGAGAGCATGGAAACACGCCATTCGGTGCTCTATTAGCAGATTCAACTGGTAGGATACTTTTAGAACAAGAGAATGTTGAGATTACTGAACATGTATGTATTGGTCATGCAGAGACGATGCTTGCAGCAGCAGCGTCAAAAAAATTCGAAAAGGATTTTCTTTGGGAATGTACACTGTACACAACTGCTGAGCCATGTGCAATGTGCACCGGAAGCATTTATTGGGCCAATATCGGTAAAATTGTATTTGCGATGACAGAAAAACGCTTGTTGGAACTGACGGGAGAGAATGAGCAAAATCCTACCTTTGATTTACCATCAAAAGAAATTCTGGCAAGAGGACAGAAAGACATACAAGTAACTGGACCGTTCTCAGAGCTTGAAAAAGCCGCTGCTGCTGTACATGAAGGGTACTGGCAATAG
- a CDS encoding 6-phospho-beta-glucosidase, giving the protein MAFRKDFLWGGATAANQCEGGYNEGGRGLANVDVVPIGKDRFPIISGQMKMFDFDDEHFYPAKEAIDMYHRYKEDIALFGEMGFKTYRLSIAWTRIFPNGDETEPNEEGLKFYEDLFKECHKYGIEPLVTITHFDCPMHLIKKYGAWRSRELVGFYENLCHVIFNRYKGLVKYWLTFNEINMILHAPFMGAGLYFEEGDNKEQVKFQAAHHELVASAIATKIAHEVDPENKVGCMLAAGSNYPYTPKPDDVWAGKEKDRENYFFIDVQSRGEYPAYALKEMERNGIEIKMEDGDKELLKAHTVDFISFSYYSSRVATTDPELLEQTAGNIFASVKNPYLEASEWGWQIDPLGLRITMNDLYDRYQKPLFIVENGLGAVDTPDENGYVVDDYRIEYLAAHLQAMKDAVELDGVDLLGYTTWGCIDLVSAGTGEMKKRYGFIYVDRDNDGNGTLKRTKKKSFDWYKKVIASNGEDLTN; this is encoded by the coding sequence ATGGCATTTAGAAAAGACTTTTTATGGGGCGGCGCAACAGCAGCCAATCAATGTGAAGGCGGTTATAACGAAGGCGGACGCGGACTGGCGAACGTAGACGTTGTTCCGATCGGTAAGGATAGATTTCCAATTATTTCCGGACAGATGAAAATGTTTGATTTTGATGACGAGCATTTCTATCCTGCGAAAGAAGCGATCGATATGTATCATCGCTATAAAGAAGATATTGCATTGTTTGGAGAAATGGGCTTCAAAACCTATCGTCTATCTATCGCATGGACAAGAATTTTTCCAAATGGAGATGAAACAGAACCGAATGAAGAGGGCTTGAAATTTTACGAAGACTTATTCAAGGAATGTCATAAGTATGGCATCGAGCCATTGGTAACGATCACTCACTTTGATTGTCCAATGCACCTGATCAAAAAGTATGGCGCTTGGCGCAGTAGAGAACTGGTTGGTTTTTATGAAAATCTTTGTCATGTGATCTTTAATCGCTACAAAGGCTTAGTAAAATATTGGCTGACATTTAACGAAATCAATATGATATTACATGCACCATTTATGGGAGCAGGTCTTTATTTTGAAGAAGGCGATAATAAAGAACAAGTTAAATTCCAAGCAGCTCATCATGAGTTAGTTGCAAGTGCGATTGCAACTAAAATTGCTCACGAAGTTGATCCGGAAAATAAAGTTGGTTGTATGCTGGCGGCCGGAAGTAATTATCCATATACGCCAAAACCAGATGATGTTTGGGCTGGAAAAGAAAAAGATCGTGAAAATTACTTCTTCATCGATGTGCAATCAAGAGGAGAATATCCTGCTTATGCACTGAAAGAAATGGAACGTAATGGTATTGAGATTAAGATGGAAGATGGAGATAAAGAATTATTGAAGGCTCACACAGTAGACTTCATTTCCTTCTCTTATTACTCTTCACGTGTAGCAACAACTGATCCAGAATTGTTAGAGCAAACAGCTGGAAACATCTTTGCTTCAGTAAAAAATCCTTATTTGGAAGCAAGCGAGTGGGGCTGGCAAATTGATCCATTAGGTCTGAGAATTACGATGAATGATTTATATGATCGTTATCAAAAACCATTATTTATCGTTGAAAATGGATTAGGCGCAGTGGATACACCAGATGAAAATGGCTATGTAGTAGATGATTACCGTATCGAATATCTTGCAGCTCATCTTCAAGCGATGAAGGATGCTGTTGAACTGGATGGCGTAGATCTGTTAGGCTATACTACTTGGGGCTGTATCGATTTAGTGAGTGCCGGAACGGGTGAAATGAAGAAGCGTTATGGCTTCATTTATGTTGATCGCGATAATGATGGAAATGGTACCTTGAAGCGTACGAAGAAAAAATCATTTGATTGGTATAAAAAAGTTATTGCTTCTAATGGAGAAGATTTGACGAACTAA
- a CDS encoding cupin domain-containing protein has protein sequence MIIKPTLPQEMNIFFDQENQPNERVQMGLITLQPGEKRPLEGFARHDQDEYSYVISGEAHTVLEDGQDLIGKPGDAQLIEAGEGHINYNDGTEPAVVVWMLVERE, from the coding sequence ATGATCATAAAACCAACATTACCACAAGAGATGAATATCTTTTTCGATCAGGAGAATCAACCAAATGAACGTGTACAGATGGGCTTGATTACATTACAGCCAGGAGAAAAAAGACCGCTGGAAGGTTTCGCCAGACATGATCAGGATGAATACTCTTATGTTATTTCAGGAGAAGCTCACACCGTTTTAGAGGATGGGCAGGATCTGATTGGAAAGCCAGGGGATGCACAATTGATTGAAGCCGGAGAAGGACACATCAACTATAATGACGGGACAGAACCAGCAGTTGTTGTTTGGATGCTGGTAGAACGAGAGTAA
- a CDS encoding DUF5107 domain-containing protein — MKGQVTAIEKELVIPTYLTSEPDKNPLFFEKRVYQGSSGKVYPLPITEKIFDEKTEVEYPAVILENEYLQVTILPTLGGRIQRALDKTNNYDFVYYNHVIKPALVGLIGPWISGGIEFNWPQHHRPTTFMPTEYQITKNEDGSQTVWVSEIDQMYGTKGMAGFTLYPDKAYIEITGKVYNRTDIPQTFLWWANPAVPANDHTVSVFPPDVHAVMDHGKRAVSDFPIATGTYYKYDYSAGVDISKYKNIKVPTSYMAYHSDYDFIGNYDEQLQAGLLHVADHHVSPGKKQWVWGNSDFGQAWDRNLTDDDGPYVELMTGVFTDNQPDFTWLKPYEEKEFKQYFMPYKGVGRVKNATVLGAINVEIIDGEINYTVYCTQEQPQATIRIFRDKELLYSETADLSPESYQQNKTGVTAAVFDEQFEIQVVDQENQLLVAYQGFTKKEQELPDPAEELPIPEKLKSTEELFLAATHIEQYRHATSDAEAYYLEGLKRDQEDIRLNNGYGMFLYKRGEFEKSLIYLKQAVQKQKWKSPNPLYGEPLFNLGLVQLQLGNYPESYDSFYKATWNADTQSAAFFQLACFEMRRGNLSEAMDFVEKSLVRNSYNMRARALKTAIQHKLGIDSTAWVTATLMIDPLDLASHFEKYLLDQSTGWHKVMRNSLNNYLELALDYYHFGLYDEAQTILMECPSDSPLVAYYQAYFYHEQGEADKALAAIRQAEKRCPDYCFPNKLAEIHILQTAIALLPNETGYASYYLGNLFYDKRRYEEAIQLWENSKEQLSEFPTVFRNLSFAYFNQLDDLPQAWKLIKQASDSDPSDARILMERDLVAQKIGISVSERLATLESRMETTTYRDDLFIVYISLLNDQKRYKEALDLLNAHRFHPWEGGEGKVSAQYMYSLIEQAKELLKDKPQQAIDCLLESQTYPENLGEGKLPNVEDNLSNYYIAKAYEYLEDRQQATHYYELASCGENEPESVLYYYDQPADSILYRGLAHEALGRMEAARSCYYQLIRYGKKHLFDEVVYDFFAVSMPETVVFKNDLTKNNQVYCRYLIALGNIGLKENEKAKELLQAILLEVPDHQGAIRHLSMIEQKV, encoded by the coding sequence TTGAAGGGACAAGTAACTGCAATTGAAAAAGAATTAGTCATTCCCACATATTTAACTTCTGAACCAGATAAAAACCCACTTTTCTTTGAGAAGCGCGTGTATCAGGGGAGTAGCGGAAAAGTATACCCGTTGCCAATCACTGAGAAAATTTTTGATGAAAAAACGGAAGTTGAGTACCCGGCAGTGATTTTGGAAAACGAGTATCTTCAGGTAACGATCTTGCCGACATTAGGCGGACGGATCCAACGTGCATTGGATAAAACCAATAACTATGATTTTGTTTACTACAATCATGTGATCAAGCCCGCACTTGTCGGACTGATTGGTCCGTGGATATCTGGAGGCATTGAATTCAATTGGCCGCAGCACCATCGACCAACAACATTCATGCCAACTGAATATCAAATAACAAAGAATGAGGATGGCAGTCAAACAGTATGGGTCAGTGAAATCGATCAAATGTACGGGACAAAAGGAATGGCCGGATTTACACTATATCCTGATAAGGCATACATTGAAATAACAGGGAAAGTGTATAATCGAACAGACATTCCACAGACCTTTTTATGGTGGGCTAATCCAGCTGTTCCAGCAAACGATCATACCGTATCTGTTTTTCCACCGGATGTTCATGCTGTAATGGATCATGGAAAAAGAGCGGTATCAGATTTTCCAATTGCTACAGGAACGTACTATAAGTATGATTACTCAGCAGGTGTCGATATTTCTAAGTATAAGAATATCAAGGTCCCAACTTCCTACATGGCTTATCATTCAGATTATGATTTCATTGGAAACTATGATGAACAATTGCAGGCTGGATTACTGCATGTTGCCGACCATCATGTTTCTCCCGGAAAAAAGCAATGGGTTTGGGGAAACAGCGATTTCGGTCAGGCGTGGGATCGAAATCTAACGGATGATGACGGTCCATATGTCGAGCTGATGACAGGTGTCTTTACCGATAATCAACCAGATTTTACATGGTTGAAGCCATACGAAGAGAAAGAATTTAAGCAATATTTCATGCCATACAAAGGGGTTGGGCGTGTGAAGAACGCGACGGTCCTAGGCGCAATCAATGTCGAGATCATTGATGGAGAAATCAATTATACGGTGTACTGTACGCAAGAACAGCCACAAGCAACCATTAGGATTTTCAGGGATAAAGAACTGTTGTATAGCGAAACAGCAGATTTATCACCTGAAAGCTATCAACAAAATAAAACAGGAGTCACTGCTGCAGTATTTGATGAACAATTTGAAATCCAAGTGGTTGATCAGGAAAACCAACTGCTTGTTGCGTATCAAGGATTTACAAAAAAGGAACAGGAATTACCAGATCCAGCTGAAGAGCTGCCGATACCAGAAAAGCTCAAATCAACAGAAGAACTGTTTCTAGCGGCTACTCATATCGAGCAATACCGCCATGCCACCTCTGATGCAGAAGCGTATTACCTTGAAGGCTTGAAGCGTGATCAAGAGGATATTCGTCTCAATAACGGTTACGGTATGTTCCTTTATAAACGTGGCGAATTCGAAAAGAGTCTCATTTATCTGAAGCAAGCTGTTCAAAAGCAAAAATGGAAATCACCGAATCCCTTATACGGAGAACCGTTGTTTAATTTAGGCTTGGTTCAACTGCAACTTGGGAACTATCCAGAAAGCTATGATAGCTTTTACAAGGCGACTTGGAATGCCGATACACAAAGTGCCGCATTTTTCCAACTGGCTTGCTTTGAAATGAGACGGGGAAATCTGTCGGAGGCCATGGATTTTGTTGAGAAGTCCTTAGTCCGTAATAGCTATAATATGCGAGCAAGAGCGTTGAAAACAGCGATTCAACACAAGCTCGGCATTGATTCGACAGCATGGGTAACAGCGACGTTGATGATCGACCCACTGGACTTAGCCAGTCATTTTGAAAAATACTTACTTGATCAGAGCACTGGTTGGCATAAGGTGATGAGAAACAGCTTGAATAATTATTTGGAGCTGGCACTGGACTACTATCATTTTGGGCTGTACGATGAGGCTCAGACTATTCTAATGGAATGCCCATCAGATTCGCCGCTGGTTGCTTATTATCAAGCATATTTTTACCATGAACAGGGAGAAGCGGACAAGGCTCTTGCTGCCATACGCCAAGCAGAAAAACGCTGCCCGGATTATTGTTTCCCAAACAAATTAGCAGAGATCCATATTTTGCAGACAGCTATTGCTCTATTGCCGAATGAGACTGGATATGCTTCGTATTATTTAGGGAATCTGTTCTATGATAAGCGCAGATATGAAGAAGCAATCCAACTATGGGAAAACAGCAAGGAACAACTGTCAGAGTTTCCAACAGTATTCCGGAATCTTTCTTTTGCTTACTTCAATCAGCTGGATGATTTGCCGCAGGCATGGAAGCTGATCAAGCAGGCGTCAGATAGCGATCCATCAGATGCCCGTATTTTGATGGAGAGAGACTTAGTTGCTCAAAAAATTGGAATTAGTGTCAGTGAAAGATTGGCTACCCTTGAATCTCGAATGGAGACAACGACTTATCGAGACGATCTATTTATTGTATACATCAGTTTATTGAATGACCAGAAACGGTATAAGGAAGCATTAGATTTATTAAACGCTCATCGATTCCATCCATGGGAAGGGGGCGAAGGTAAAGTCAGTGCCCAATATATGTATAGCTTGATCGAACAAGCCAAGGAGCTGTTGAAAGATAAGCCGCAACAAGCGATCGACTGTTTGTTGGAATCACAAACTTATCCTGAAAATCTGGGTGAAGGTAAGTTGCCGAATGTAGAAGACAATCTATCCAACTACTATATTGCAAAAGCCTATGAGTATCTTGAAGATAGACAACAGGCAACACATTACTATGAGCTGGCAAGTTGTGGTGAAAATGAGCCAGAAAGTGTATTGTACTATTATGATCAGCCGGCCGATTCGATTTTATACCG
- a CDS encoding histidine phosphatase family protein, with translation MKKIAKAIGILGLSLLFAGCGNNAAKTETKEKAETPEELTIYVVRHGKTMLNTTDRVQGWSDAVLTPAGEEVVTAAGIGLKDVDFQSAYSSDSGRAMQTAKLILAENKTGSELNLNTDERFREFNFGTYEGDLNHTMWQDIADDQGVTLEEFMKNMTPESFANSVAKLDEGRDEEGVNWPAEDYKTISSRLKEGLDALVEAEMKNEGSGNVLVVSHGLSISALLDTLFDDFKIPEGGLKNASVCTIQYKDGEYTLDKVNDLSYVEAGQK, from the coding sequence ATGAAAAAGATAGCGAAAGCAATAGGAATACTGGGATTATCATTATTATTTGCCGGCTGTGGTAACAACGCAGCAAAAACAGAGACAAAAGAGAAAGCAGAAACACCGGAAGAGCTGACGATTTATGTGGTTCGCCACGGGAAAACAATGCTGAACACAACAGATCGTGTACAAGGGTGGTCAGATGCAGTACTGACACCTGCTGGAGAGGAAGTTGTTACAGCTGCAGGAATCGGGTTGAAGGATGTAGATTTCCAAAGTGCATACAGCAGTGATAGTGGGCGTGCGATGCAGACGGCTAAGCTGATCCTTGCTGAGAACAAAACAGGGTCTGAGCTAAACTTGAATACAGATGAGCGCTTCAGAGAGTTCAACTTTGGCACCTATGAAGGCGACTTGAACCATACTATGTGGCAGGATATCGCGGATGATCAAGGGGTCACTTTGGAAGAGTTTATGAAAAATATGACACCTGAATCTTTTGCTAACAGCGTGGCTAAGCTAGATGAAGGACGTGATGAAGAGGGCGTCAATTGGCCAGCGGAGGACTATAAAACCATCTCAAGCCGTTTGAAAGAAGGCTTGGATGCATTGGTAGAAGCTGAAATGAAGAATGAAGGTTCAGGGAATGTCCTAGTTGTTTCACATGGACTGAGTATTTCTGCATTACTGGATACATTATTCGATGATTTCAAGATTCCAGAGGGTGGACTGAAAAATGCCAGTGTTTGTACAATCCAATATAAGGATGGCGAGTATACACTAGATAAAGTGAATGATCTGAGTTATGTAGAAGCAGGTCAGAAATAG
- a CDS encoding peptide ABC transporter substrate-binding protein, with protein sequence MKKQLIITGVVAASLLLTACSGNENKKEAKETTPLQLMSASELTSLNTSVMLDFPDAIVQTAAFEGLYALNEEDEVVPAVAEEMPEISEDGKTYTIKLREDAVWSNDDSVTAHDFEYAWKKMIDPANGLVYSFLVVETIENGAEISNGEIEPDELGVKALDDYTLEIKLTDAKPYFTSLLAFPTFFPQNEKAVEEYGNAYGTTSEDVVYNGPFIVENWKQTDMSWDLVKNDKYWDKENVKSDKIHYEVIKEASTALNLFEDGQLDVATITGEIAKQNQNNENFHSYPTATMNYIRLNQKRAGKDTPLKNENLRKAIALGIDKETLVNNIIADGSKPLYGAVTEGFVSNPETGEDFRAEAGDLMTYDEDAAVDYWKKAQAELGDKVTLELMVTDDGSYKKMGESIQGTLQELFDGLTVNVKALPTETALNFGRESDYDMFLIYWTPDYKDPISTLKMLYTGNDRNYSNPTYDQLLDDASTKYALDPEERWETLIAAEKEVLETTAGMIIISQNQQSVMQNENVNGLNYHTFAAPLTLKNVYKDK encoded by the coding sequence ATGAAAAAACAATTGATCATAACAGGAGTAGTTGCAGCAAGTCTATTGCTGACTGCCTGTTCCGGGAATGAGAATAAGAAAGAAGCGAAGGAAACAACACCACTACAATTGATGTCTGCATCAGAATTGACGTCACTGAATACATCGGTCATGTTGGATTTTCCAGATGCCATCGTTCAAACTGCCGCTTTTGAAGGCTTGTATGCGCTGAATGAGGAGGACGAAGTGGTTCCTGCAGTTGCTGAAGAAATGCCGGAAATCTCAGAGGATGGTAAGACATATACAATCAAGCTCAGAGAAGACGCGGTTTGGAGTAATGATGACTCAGTGACGGCACATGATTTTGAATATGCATGGAAAAAAATGATTGATCCGGCAAATGGCTTAGTCTACAGCTTTCTAGTTGTCGAAACGATCGAGAATGGCGCTGAGATATCCAATGGAGAAATAGAACCAGATGAACTAGGCGTCAAAGCATTAGATGATTATACATTGGAAATCAAGCTGACTGATGCCAAGCCATATTTCACTTCATTGCTGGCTTTTCCAACTTTTTTCCCACAAAATGAAAAGGCTGTGGAGGAGTATGGAAATGCATACGGTACAACGAGTGAAGACGTTGTGTACAATGGACCATTTATTGTGGAAAATTGGAAGCAAACGGATATGAGCTGGGATCTTGTGAAAAATGATAAGTATTGGGATAAAGAGAATGTGAAATCTGATAAGATTCACTATGAGGTGATAAAAGAAGCATCGACTGCCTTGAACTTGTTTGAAGATGGCCAATTAGATGTAGCGACAATCACTGGAGAAATCGCGAAGCAAAACCAAAATAACGAAAACTTCCATTCTTATCCAACAGCAACGATGAACTATATTCGGTTGAATCAGAAACGCGCTGGAAAAGATACGCCCCTTAAGAATGAGAATCTGAGAAAAGCTATCGCTCTTGGAATTGACAAAGAAACATTAGTAAACAATATTATCGCCGATGGCTCAAAACCTTTATATGGGGCAGTGACAGAAGGCTTTGTATCAAATCCGGAAACAGGCGAGGACTTTAGAGCAGAGGCTGGAGACTTGATGACCTATGATGAAGATGCTGCAGTAGATTATTGGAAGAAGGCACAGGCTGAACTGGGTGATAAGGTGACTCTGGAACTGATGGTAACAGATGATGGTTCTTATAAGAAGATGGGTGAGAGTATCCAAGGAACCTTGCAGGAATTATTCGATGGATTGACAGTCAATGTCAAAGCTTTGCCAACAGAAACTGCATTAAACTTTGGACGAGAAAGTGATTACGACATGTTTTTGATTTATTGGACACCTGATTACAAAGATCCGATCTCTACTTTGAAGATGCTGTATACTGGAAATGACCGTAATTATTCAAATCCGACGTATGATCAATTGTTGGATGATGCTTCAACGAAATATGCTTTAGATCCGGAAGAACGTTGGGAAACATTGATTGCAGCTGAAAAAGAGGTGCTTGAGACAACTGCAGGAATGATCATTATTAGTCAAAATCAGCAGTCTGTTATGCAAAATGAAAATGTCAATGGATTGAACTATCATACATTTGCTGCACCGCTAACGTTGAAAAATGTGTACAAAGACAAATAG
- a CDS encoding helix-turn-helix transcriptional regulator: protein MNFIKKKDGFKDERHIIIPYDSSSQLTTHPLISNTFLLELGYYPNAKYHYRERSNGVDEYILIYCIDGKGHVELTTGQAVTLQRGDIFCIPRRTGHYYYSDEQDPWSILWMHFSTDFADIFHLNDKKMVEVRSKEKNSLLQKHFIDLFDLGETVSSFETVICMSQLLKLILSEIYFLKDHLTADQQNIYLTKSIRYMHEHIEQEITLNDLVAHLKISASYLSSLFKRYTGKSPIDYLIEMRIEQACKYLKLSKLKIYEISKKVGYQDPYYFSRIFKKLMHMSPKEYRAKNQLTQDFHDSAAPDLPRTEN, encoded by the coding sequence ATGAACTTTATCAAGAAAAAGGACGGATTCAAGGATGAGCGGCATATTATTATTCCTTATGATTCATCATCCCAGCTAACAACTCATCCCTTGATTTCCAATACCTTTCTATTAGAGCTTGGTTACTATCCAAACGCCAAATATCACTATCGAGAACGTTCAAATGGCGTGGATGAATATATTTTGATTTACTGTATAGATGGTAAAGGTCATGTGGAACTGACGACCGGACAAGCCGTAACGCTGCAACGAGGAGATATTTTCTGTATTCCTAGAAGAACTGGACATTATTATTATTCTGACGAGCAGGATCCTTGGTCGATCTTATGGATGCACTTCAGTACCGATTTCGCCGATATCTTTCATTTGAATGATAAAAAAATGGTTGAGGTTCGTTCAAAAGAAAAAAACTCCCTGTTGCAAAAACACTTCATCGACCTGTTCGATCTTGGAGAAACTGTCAGCTCTTTTGAAACGGTCATCTGTATGTCTCAGCTGCTGAAACTGATTCTATCTGAAATTTACTTTTTGAAGGACCACCTGACTGCTGATCAGCAAAATATCTACCTGACGAAGAGCATTCGCTATATGCATGAACATATTGAACAAGAAATCACCTTAAATGATCTTGTTGCTCATCTCAAAATATCCGCAAGCTATCTTAGCTCTTTATTTAAACGATATACTGGAAAATCACCCATTGATTATCTGATTGAAATGCGCATTGAACAAGCCTGTAAATATCTAAAGCTGTCAAAACTAAAAATTTATGAGATTTCCAAAAAGGTGGGATACCAAGACCCTTACTACTTTTCTCGAATCTTTAAGAAGCTCATGCACATGTCACCAAAGGAATACCGCGCTAAAAATCAATTGACTCAAGACTTCCATGATAGCGCTGCCCCCGATCTACCTCGGACGGAGAATTAA